One window of Papaver somniferum cultivar HN1 chromosome 9, ASM357369v1, whole genome shotgun sequence genomic DNA carries:
- the LOC113308557 gene encoding uncharacterized protein LOC113308557 produces MTRMITKEKEIVDENEFIEEEEEEEKLNWLRSQVIGGDDFEFETPFGKRRLVYADHTASGRSLHYIETYIVKNVLPFYGNTHTSDSYVGRKTTKMVHEATNYVKKCMGGSLDDALIFCGSGTTAAIKRLQEVMGIWVPSTLRDRIIQYLNNEERWLVFIGPYEHHSNVLSWRQSTAQVIEIGLDNDGLVHMESLRIHLEKYKSENRPMLGSFSACSNVTGIVVDTRAISRLLHKYGAFACFDFAASAPYMEMDMRSGNLDGYDAIFVSPHKFLGGPGTPGILMMNKALYELRSSAPSTCGGGTVCYVNDFNAKDTLYHDDIEEREDAGTPPIIQKIRASLVFWVKEFVGHHLIEKKEEFYIEKALKRLLQNPNIWILGNTEVKRQAILSFLVFPNTSNSTSSSLVDERNRKLYTVRESGKPLHGPFVAKLLNDLFGIQARGGCACAGPYAHHLLGVGEILSLVFRATIKKGYHGIKPGWARISFPYYMSKEEFNFILSALEFISKYGDRFLPLYSFNWKTGQWTFRRKSINADVVWDNQKLVQLMDKLFNQPKNMTTIDPNDNGSNGGEYKANNDVEVIQSFKLYLETAKDIADSLSKFTHQRKIPNDIDPNLVYFAI; encoded by the exons ATGACTAGGATGATTACTAAAGAGAAGGAAATAGTCGATGAAAATGAGTTCattgaggaggaggaagaggaggagaagtTAAACTGGTTAAGGTCACAAGTTATCGGAGGTGATGACTTTGAATTTGAAACTCCATTTGGGAAACGGAGACTAGTTTACGCTGACCATACTGCTTCCGGGAGATCTCTTCATTATATTGAAACTTACATCGTAAAAAATGTTCTTCCTTTTTATG GAAACACTCATACGAGTGACAGTTATGTAGGGCGCAAGACAACTAAAATGGTGCACGAAGCAACAAACTACGTAAAGAAATGCATGGGTGGAAGTCTAGATGATGCCCTGATCTTTTGTGGATCAGGAACAACTGCCGCAATCAAAAGACTTCAGGAAGTAATGGGAATTTGGGTTCCATCAACTCTGCGGGATAGAATCATTCAATACCTGAATAATGAAGAAAGGTGGTTAGTATTTATTGGGCCATATGAGCATCATTCCAACGTACTTTCATGGCGTCAAAGTACAGCTCAAGTAATAGAAATAGGGTTAGATAATGATGGTTTAGTACACATGGAAAGTCTAAGAATTCATCTTGAAAAATATAAATCCGAAAATCGTCCAATGTTAGGTTCATTCTCAGCTTGTAGTAATGTCACGGGTATAGTTGTTGATACACGTGCCATCTCTCGCCTTCTTCACAAGTATGGTGCTTTTGCATGCTTCGACTTCGCAGCAAG TGCTCCCTATATGGAGATGGACATGCGATCAGGCAATCTAGATGGCTATGATGCTATTTTCGTAAGCCCCCATAAGTTCCTTGGTGGTCCTGGAACACCAGGAATTCTTATGATGAATAAGGCCCTGTATGAGCTGAGATCTTCCGCCCCTTCAACTTGTGGAGGAGGCACTGTTTGCTATGTCAATGACTTTAATGCAAAG GATACCTTATACCACGACGACATCGAAGAAAGAGAAGACGCTGGTACACCTCCGATCATCCAAAAAATACGAGCGTCATTGGTATTTTGGGTGAAAGAATTCGTAGGGCACCATCTAATCGAAAAGAAAGAGGAATTCTACATAGAAAAAGCTCTCAAGAGACTCCTCCAGAATCCAAACATATGGATACTAGGAAATACCGAAGTCAAAAGACAAGCCAtcctttcttttcttgttttccctaacacttccaattCTACGTCTTCTTCGCTAGTAGATGAAAGAAACAGAAAACTTTACACAGTAAGAGAGTCAGGGAAGCCTTTACACGGGCCTTTCGTTGCGAAGCTTCTGAATGACCTTTTTGGAATTCAGGCTCGAGGTGGGTGTGCCTGTGCTGGACCCTACGCTCACCATTTGCTCGGTGTAGGTGAAATTCTATCTCTTGTCTTTCGAGCCACCATCAAAAAG GGTTACCATGGTATAAAACCAGGATGGGCAAGAATCAGCTTTCCGTATTACATGTCAAAGGAAGAATTCAATTTCATATTATCAGCTCTAGAGTTTATTTCCAAATATGGTGACCGCTTCCTTCCATTGTACAGCTTTAACTGGAAAACAGGGCAATGGACATTTAGAAGGAAATCAATCAACGCTGACGTAGTGTGGGATAATCAAAAACTCGTCCAGTTGATGGATAAGCTATTTAACCAACCTAAGAACATGACAACGATCGACCCAAATGATAATGGGAGTAATGGTGGTGAATACAAAGCTAATAATGATGTGGAAGTGATTCAAAGTTTTAAGCTCTACTTAGAGACTGCTAAAGACATTGCTGATTCTCTCTCAAAATTTACTCATCAACGTAAAATTCCCAACGATATTGATCCAAATCTTGTTTACTTTGCAATATAG